One region of Desmodus rotundus isolate HL8 chromosome 11, HLdesRot8A.1, whole genome shotgun sequence genomic DNA includes:
- the EZR gene encoding ezrin — translation MPKPINVRVTTMDAELEFAIQPNTTGKQLFDQVVKTIGLREVWYFGLQYVDNKGFPTWLKLEKKVSAQEVRKENPLQFKFRAKFFPEDVSEELIQDITQKLFFLQVKEGILSDEIYCPPETAVLLGSYAVQAKFGDYSKETHKSGYLGSERLIPQRVMDQHKLTRDQWEDRIQVWHAEHRGMLKDSAMLEYLKIAQDLEMYGINYFEIKNKKGTDLWLGVDALGLNIYEKDDKLTPKIGFPWSEIRNISFNDKKFVIKPIDKKAPDFVFYAPRLRINKRILHLCMGNHELYMRRRKPDTIEVQQMKAQAREEKHQKQMERQQLENEKKRRETVEREKEQMMREKEELMLRLQDYEQKTKKAEKELQDQIQRALQLEEERKRAQQEAERLESDRLAALRAKEELERQAADQIKSQEQLAAELAEYTAKIALLEEARRRKEDEVEEWQHRAKEAQDDLVKTKEELHLVMTAPPPPPPPVYEPVGYHVQEGLQEEGADYTGYSADLSSEGILDDRNEEKRITEAEKNERVQRQLMTLSSELSQARDESKRTHNDIIHNENMRQGRDKYKTLRQIRQGNTKQRIDEFEAM, via the exons GTGGTTAAGACGATCGGCCTGCGCGAAGTGTGGTACTTTGGCCTCCAGTATGTAGATAATAAAGGATTTCCTACCTGGTTGAAACTGGAGAAAAAG GTGTCGGCCCAGGAAGTCAGGAAGGAGAATCCTCTCCAGTTCAAGTTCAGGGCCAAGTTCTTCCCTGAAGACGTGTCTGAGGAGCTCATCCAGGACATCACCCAGAAGCTCTTCTTCCTCCAAGTGAAGGAGGGCATCCTCAGTGACGAGATCTACTGCCCTCCCGAGACAGCGGTGCTCCTCGGCTCCTACGCCGTGCAGGCCAAGTTTGGGGACTACAGCAAAGAGACACACAAGTCTGGGTACCTCGGCTCCGAGCGGCTGATCCCCCAGCG AGTCATGGACCAGCACAAGCTCACCAGGGACCAGTGGGAGGACCGCATCCAGGTGTGGCACGCGGAGCACCGCGGGATGCTCAA AGACAGCGCGATGCTGGAATATCTGAAGATTGCCCAAGACCTGGAAATGTACGGAATCAACTATTTTGagataaaaaacaagaaaggaacaGACCTTTGGCTTGGAGTGGATGCCCTTGGACTAAATATTTATGAGAAGGATGATAA GTTGACCCCAAAGATCGGCTTCCCGTGGAGTGAAATCAGGAACATCTCCTTCAATGACAAAAAGTTTGTCATTAAGCCCATCGACAAGAAGGCACCT GACTTCGTGTTCTACGCGCCCCGCCTGCGCATCAACAAGCGGATCCTGCACCTCTGCATGGGGAACCACGAGCTGTACATGCGCCGAAGGAAGCCCGACACCATCGAGGTGCAGCAGATGAAGGCCCAGGCCCGGGAGGAGAAGCACCAGAAGCAGATGGAGCG gcagcagctggagaacgagaagaagaggagagaaaccgtggagagagagaaagagcagatgATGCGGGAGAAGGAGGAGCTGATGCTCAGGCTCCAGGACTACGAGCAGAAAACCAAGAAGGCCGAGAAAG AACTCCAGGACCAGATTCAGAGGGCCctgcagctggaggaggagcgGAAGCGTGCTCAGCAGGAGGCTGAGCGCCTGGAGTCCGACCGCCTGGCTGCTCTGCGTGCCAAGGAGGAGCTGGAGAGGCAGGCGGCAGATCAGATAAAGAGCCAGGAGCAGCTG GCTGCGGAGCTCGCGGAGTACACCGCCAAGATCGCCCTCCTGGAGGAGGCGCGCAGGCGCAAGGAGGACGAGGTCGAGGAGTGGCAGCACCGG GCCAAGGAAGCCCAGGATGACCTGGTGAAGACGAAGGAGGAGCTGCACCTGGTGATGAcggcgcccccacccccaccgccccccgTGTACGAGCCCGTGGGCTACCACGTCCAGGAGGGCCTGCAGGAGGAGGGCGCAGACTACACAGGCTACAGTGCTGACCTGTCCAGCGAGGGCATCCTGGACGACCGCAACGAGGAGAAACGGATCACCGAGGCTGAGAAGAATGAGCGCGTACAGCGGCAGCTGATg ACTCTGTCCAGTGAGCTGTCCCAGGCCAGAGACGAGAGCAAGAGGACCCACAATGACATCATCCACAATGAGAACATGAGGCAAGGCCGGGACAAGTATAAGACGCTGCGGCAGATCCGGCAGGGCAACACCAAGCAGCGCATCGACGAGTTCGAGGCCATGTGA